A stretch of Thermococcus sp. DNA encodes these proteins:
- a CDS encoding phosphoadenosine phosphosulfate reductase family protein, producing the protein MGRPVFLGKAYINWCEKCNVPLIGDSCAVHGEESVFRLNITPPGDLRFAFEKDIDFIRSVFREHYGVDLGELFDGKVVLLNKTPGEDDAYEIILDGYVFGWIRFDPLELKWKPGLKVEGAIALWERFGKSMRKWIIVDEGAVEPILGGSNLLPVGIIEADKSIRRGDDVILVSENGEVIATGIAKKDYEALANKERGTGVKVRRQKSVNHREGRKATMEDVLRANSIELEHKVVEARRFMRKVAAKYSDLPIAVAFSGGKDSLAVLGLALEEFGDEGFTVFFNNTGIEFPETLEYVEELRKELEPKGIKFIVADAGDAFWRALHVFSPPGRDYRWCCKVTKLGPITMAIKENYPRGVLMFVGQRKYESIKRFKQPRVWKNPWVPNETGASPIFHWRALEVWLYIFSRGLKYNPLYEDRLDRIGCFLCPSASLAEIYTLKEEKPELWSKWENELKRWQRRFGMPDEWITYGFWRWKKLSKGERAIARELGVEVPEERSWEPVKYSIEETDGGFVARFNTVVNLKRIKEVAPILGEVEEGENYIRAGGVTFRQDGAYTSDSGEAVQAYYLVKRAYECVGCGVCVGKCPEGALSIDPRSRKIVVDYDLCTHCRECMEVCPLLKIKNPSEGSQL; encoded by the coding sequence ATGGGAAGGCCGGTCTTCCTCGGTAAGGCTTACATAAACTGGTGCGAGAAGTGCAACGTCCCGCTCATCGGCGATAGCTGTGCCGTTCACGGGGAGGAGAGTGTTTTCCGCCTCAACATCACGCCCCCCGGCGACCTGCGCTTTGCCTTTGAGAAGGACATCGACTTCATACGCTCGGTCTTCAGGGAGCACTACGGCGTTGACCTTGGCGAGCTCTTCGACGGAAAGGTGGTTCTCCTCAACAAGACCCCTGGAGAGGACGACGCCTACGAGATAATCCTCGACGGCTACGTCTTTGGGTGGATACGCTTCGATCCTCTGGAGCTGAAGTGGAAGCCTGGATTAAAGGTCGAGGGGGCCATTGCCCTCTGGGAGCGATTCGGAAAGTCCATGAGGAAGTGGATAATCGTCGATGAGGGCGCTGTAGAACCCATACTCGGCGGCTCAAACCTCCTCCCGGTCGGGATAATCGAGGCGGATAAGAGCATAAGACGCGGGGATGACGTCATCCTTGTCTCGGAGAACGGAGAGGTCATCGCGACCGGCATAGCGAAGAAGGACTACGAAGCCTTAGCCAACAAAGAGCGCGGAACCGGCGTCAAGGTCAGGCGGCAGAAGAGCGTGAACCACCGCGAGGGCAGGAAGGCCACGATGGAGGACGTTCTCAGGGCGAACTCCATCGAGCTTGAGCACAAAGTTGTGGAAGCCAGGCGCTTCATGAGGAAGGTCGCTGCTAAGTACTCCGACCTTCCAATAGCGGTCGCCTTTTCAGGCGGAAAGGACAGCTTAGCAGTTCTTGGCCTGGCTCTGGAGGAGTTCGGCGACGAGGGCTTCACTGTCTTCTTTAACAACACCGGCATAGAGTTCCCGGAGACGCTCGAATACGTCGAGGAGCTGAGGAAGGAGCTCGAACCAAAGGGGATTAAGTTCATAGTTGCCGACGCAGGAGATGCGTTCTGGCGCGCCCTCCACGTCTTCTCGCCGCCGGGAAGGGACTACCGCTGGTGCTGTAAGGTCACGAAGCTCGGCCCCATAACGATGGCGATAAAGGAGAACTACCCCAGAGGAGTCCTCATGTTCGTCGGCCAGAGGAAGTACGAGAGCATAAAGCGCTTCAAACAGCCCAGGGTATGGAAGAACCCCTGGGTGCCGAACGAGACCGGTGCTTCGCCGATATTCCACTGGCGCGCCCTTGAGGTCTGGCTCTACATATTCTCCCGTGGACTCAAATACAACCCGCTCTACGAGGACCGCCTGGATAGAATAGGCTGCTTCCTCTGTCCCAGCGCTTCACTCGCCGAAATCTACACGCTGAAGGAGGAGAAGCCCGAACTCTGGAGCAAGTGGGAGAACGAACTTAAACGCTGGCAGAGGCGCTTTGGAATGCCCGACGAGTGGATAACCTACGGCTTCTGGCGCTGGAAGAAGCTGAGCAAAGGGGAGAGGGCGATAGCGAGGGAGCTTGGCGTCGAAGTTCCGGAGGAGCGCTCCTGGGAGCCCGTGAAATATTCCATCGAGGAAACCGATGGCGGCTTCGTGGCCCGCTTCAACACCGTTGTGAACCTGAAACGGATTAAGGAAGTTGCTCCAATCCTTGGAGAGGTTGAGGAAGGCGAAAACTACATAAGGGCGGGCGGTGTTACATTTAGACAGGACGGCGCCTATACGAGCGACTCCGGGGAAGCCGTGCAGGCCTATTACCTAGTCAAGAGGGCCTACGAATGCGTTGGCTGTGGCGTTTGCGTCGGCAAGTGTCCTGAGGGGGCGCTCAGCATCGACCCAAGAAGCAGGAAAATCGTGGTCGATTACGACCTGTGCACCCACTGCAGGGAGTGTATGGAGGTATGCCCGCTCCTGAAGATCAAAAACCCCTCGGAAGGAAGTCAGCTGTAA
- a CDS encoding amidohydrolase encodes MKALIGTVVDGDGVRKNSAVVIDGPAIRDVVPVERLGEYGVDEVYGGKGYLILPGFVNAHTHVAMAKFRGLGEDVPIERWLNDVIWPAELEWTREEIRRWALLGMAEALSNGSTVINDHYFFAEEIAKAAGELGIRAFVGQTIMDAVEFPIAEPEEGFRFYKRWEKMGELVTPTLAPHATNTVSLELMSEIGEFARERGALIHVHLSQSKGEVLEVKRRYGLSPVEYLQKAGVLGDGLIGVHGIYLDGSEVLLYSKSGATLVHCSLSMAKLEGRMAPIVELFENGTNIALGNDSPNPVGLMDMFTEMRFAGVLNKVWKKRTDVASAREVFRWATLGGAKALGLKAGLIKPGYLADVILLNARKPQFLPGENPYSHIVYSARGSDVELVMVNGEPVYKNGILLKLGKTLEELWEEVRLSLL; translated from the coding sequence ATGAAGGCACTTATCGGAACCGTCGTGGATGGAGATGGGGTCAGGAAGAACTCTGCGGTTGTAATAGATGGGCCCGCAATCAGAGACGTTGTCCCGGTCGAGAGGCTGGGCGAGTACGGTGTTGATGAGGTCTATGGGGGGAAGGGATACCTGATCCTGCCGGGATTCGTCAACGCCCACACCCACGTCGCGATGGCGAAGTTCAGGGGACTCGGGGAGGACGTCCCTATCGAGCGGTGGCTCAACGACGTCATCTGGCCGGCGGAGCTTGAGTGGACGCGCGAGGAGATTCGTCGCTGGGCGCTGCTGGGCATGGCCGAGGCACTTTCAAACGGCTCCACGGTCATAAACGACCACTACTTCTTCGCGGAAGAGATAGCCAAAGCCGCCGGGGAACTTGGGATCAGAGCCTTCGTCGGCCAGACCATCATGGACGCGGTGGAGTTTCCAATTGCCGAGCCAGAGGAGGGCTTCCGCTTTTACAAGCGCTGGGAAAAGATGGGTGAGCTCGTGACCCCCACCCTTGCCCCCCATGCCACAAACACTGTTTCCCTTGAGCTGATGAGTGAGATTGGGGAATTTGCCCGCGAGAGAGGCGCGCTCATTCACGTCCACCTCTCTCAGAGCAAGGGGGAAGTGCTGGAGGTCAAACGGCGCTACGGCCTATCCCCCGTCGAATATCTCCAGAAGGCGGGTGTTCTCGGGGACGGTCTCATCGGAGTGCACGGGATCTACCTTGACGGTTCCGAGGTTCTCCTCTACTCGAAGAGCGGTGCTACATTGGTTCACTGCTCCCTCAGCATGGCAAAGCTTGAGGGGAGGATGGCCCCAATAGTGGAACTCTTCGAAAACGGGACCAACATAGCCCTTGGCAACGATTCGCCCAACCCCGTTGGACTGATGGACATGTTCACGGAGATGCGCTTTGCTGGGGTTCTTAACAAGGTCTGGAAAAAGAGAACCGACGTCGCCTCGGCGCGGGAGGTCTTCCGCTGGGCGACCCTCGGCGGCGCGAAGGCCCTCGGACTGAAGGCCGGCCTCATAAAGCCGGGCTACCTGGCGGACGTCATTCTGCTCAACGCCAGAAAGCCCCAATTCCTGCCGGGTGAGAACCCGTACTCCCACATCGTCTACTCCGCGAGGGGAAGCGACGTCGAGCTGGTCATGGTGAACGGGGAGCCCGTCTATAAAAACGGGATACTGCTTAAGCTGGGAAAAACGCTGGAAGAGCTGTGGGAGGAGGTCAGGCTTTCCTTACTATGA
- a CDS encoding HVO_0476 family zinc finger protein translates to MEEYFICPECGSDDVEVIKERGRELTLKCNECGNVWHVTLPKLIKVPLIVSKHERSFRTFVELPEGEEIRVGDIVETEDDEVRITGIELDENRRVEKAGIGKVRTLWGESLTYPKVIKVSIYLPKGVTQAFKVKVPRNEEFVVGEVLEVGGYTFRVEKIKTETKMLHHGKAKADRIVALMGHSIPRARARRSLEIYRGYGRESG, encoded by the coding sequence ATGGAGGAGTATTTTATCTGTCCGGAGTGCGGTAGCGATGACGTCGAGGTCATCAAGGAGAGGGGGAGAGAGCTGACGCTCAAGTGCAACGAGTGCGGCAACGTCTGGCACGTAACCCTTCCAAAGCTCATCAAGGTCCCCCTAATCGTCAGCAAACACGAGAGGAGCTTCAGAACCTTCGTTGAGTTGCCGGAGGGTGAGGAGATAAGGGTGGGCGACATCGTGGAAACCGAGGACGACGAGGTCAGGATAACCGGGATAGAACTTGACGAGAACAGGCGCGTGGAGAAGGCCGGAATAGGGAAGGTTAGAACCCTCTGGGGCGAGAGCCTGACCTACCCGAAGGTCATCAAGGTCTCCATCTACCTGCCAAAGGGCGTTACCCAGGCCTTCAAGGTTAAGGTTCCGCGGAACGAGGAGTTCGTCGTCGGCGAGGTTCTTGAGGTTGGGGGCTACACCTTCAGGGTCGAGAAGATAAAGACCGAGACCAAGATGCTCCACCACGGGAAGGCGAAGGCCGACAGGATAGTCGCCCTCATGGGACACAGCATCCCCCGCGCGAGGGCAAGGCGGAGCCTGGAGATATACAGGGGCTACGGCAGGGAATCCGGGTGA
- a CDS encoding NfeD family protein: MDILPLSLLILGLLVIALDMMVTAFITPIGVAMAVMGILLGFGVSFNESFVAALISAVVTYMLVGRYIKRDVQDAGKGKYTFELKGKRGKVVEIGRDHYIVELEGDRWIALSEKDEKLKIGETVEVVDVDGVKLIVRKA, translated from the coding sequence ATGGACATACTCCCCCTTTCCCTTTTGATTCTTGGACTGCTCGTGATAGCCCTTGACATGATGGTGACCGCATTCATAACCCCCATCGGAGTTGCCATGGCCGTTATGGGCATCCTTCTTGGATTCGGGGTCAGTTTCAACGAGAGCTTCGTCGCGGCGCTCATCTCCGCGGTGGTGACTTACATGCTCGTCGGCAGGTACATAAAGAGGGACGTCCAGGATGCGGGAAAGGGCAAGTACACCTTCGAACTGAAGGGCAAGCGCGGAAAGGTCGTAGAAATCGGGAGGGATCACTACATAGTCGAGCTTGAGGGCGACAGGTGGATAGCGCTCAGCGAGAAGGATGAAAAGCTGAAGATAGGCGAGACCGTCGAAGTCGTCGACGTCGATGGTGTCAAGCTCATAGTAAGGAAAGCCTGA
- a CDS encoding MarR family transcriptional regulator encodes MPAPEDQKPLGRKSAVIGLFLILSLIFLPLVGAQEYNYEINAYAVYFEVISPDNIRETIEIDVTSYTNLTQYVIYTDYPVENASAVLDLGNAVERINVTVREVLGGTNAVYMTFPTLGPGQSARIHLAFTTRGMISESGEKQQFTYYVKFSQPVGVFHMQLLVPKGYAILSPIIPSPDRVESSTDRLLLEWKRSNVRPGDEFYFIVGFSGEIAVPKPPSPWLYVGVFIMGLLIGGGSVYGYILYRERKREEELTHLRSDEEKILAMLKEGPVLQSELAEKLGVSKAKVSIILREMEEKGLITRTKEGRTYRVFLRE; translated from the coding sequence ATGCCCGCTCCTGAAGATCAAAAACCCCTCGGAAGGAAGTCAGCTGTAATCGGGTTATTCCTGATTCTGTCCCTTATTTTCCTCCCTTTGGTCGGTGCTCAGGAGTACAACTACGAGATAAACGCATACGCGGTATATTTTGAGGTTATTAGCCCTGATAACATCAGGGAGACCATCGAGATAGACGTGACGTCCTACACCAACCTTACCCAGTACGTTATCTACACCGACTATCCCGTGGAGAACGCCAGCGCCGTGCTGGATCTGGGAAACGCTGTGGAGAGAATCAACGTCACTGTCAGGGAAGTCCTCGGGGGCACCAATGCGGTTTATATGACGTTCCCCACCCTTGGGCCAGGCCAGAGCGCCCGGATACACCTGGCCTTCACGACCCGGGGCATGATAAGCGAGAGCGGAGAGAAGCAGCAGTTCACGTATTACGTTAAGTTCAGCCAGCCGGTTGGAGTCTTTCACATGCAGCTGCTCGTTCCGAAGGGCTACGCCATACTCTCGCCGATAATCCCCTCACCCGACAGGGTTGAGAGCTCAACTGACAGACTCCTCCTCGAATGGAAGCGCAGTAACGTCCGTCCGGGGGATGAGTTCTACTTCATAGTCGGCTTTTCCGGGGAGATAGCCGTTCCAAAGCCCCCGTCTCCGTGGCTCTACGTCGGTGTTTTCATTATGGGCCTCCTGATTGGTGGGGGGAGTGTTTACGGCTACATCCTCTACCGTGAACGGAAGCGCGAGGAGGAACTCACCCACCTGAGAAGCGACGAGGAGAAGATACTCGCCATGCTTAAGGAGGGTCCGGTCCTCCAGAGCGAGCTGGCCGAGAAGCTGGGCGTCTCCAAGGCAAAGGTCAGCATAATCCTCCGCGAGATGGAGGAGAAGGGACTCATCACGAGAACCAAAGAGGGCAGAACCTACAGGGTTTTTCTGAGGGAGTGA
- a CDS encoding SPFH domain-containing protein, producing the protein MTVFAGAALVILGVFLLIMLLLSVKVIRPYQKGLVERLGKFNRILEPGIHFIIPFMERVKVVDMREHVVDVPPQEVICKDNVVVTVDAVVYYQILDPVKVIYNVSNFLMAIIKLAQTNLRAIIGEMELDETLSGRDIINAKLREELDKITDRWGVKITRVEIQRIDPPKDIQDAMAKQMTAEREKRAMILLAEGKKEAAIKEAEGQKQAAILKAEGEKQRQILVAEGQAEAIRKVLEALRLADEKYLTLQYIEKMPELAKYGNLIVPYDTEALIGLLRILQKVKETPLPTPPKDDNRGKESAPANLPADELKKLKNLME; encoded by the coding sequence ATGACAGTATTCGCTGGTGCCGCACTGGTGATACTGGGTGTTTTTCTTTTGATAATGCTCCTGCTGAGCGTAAAGGTGATACGGCCGTACCAGAAGGGCCTCGTCGAGCGTCTTGGAAAGTTCAACAGGATCTTAGAGCCGGGAATACACTTCATAATCCCCTTCATGGAGCGCGTCAAGGTCGTGGACATGCGCGAGCACGTCGTCGACGTTCCGCCCCAGGAGGTCATCTGTAAGGACAACGTGGTCGTTACGGTCGATGCGGTGGTTTACTACCAGATCCTCGACCCGGTAAAGGTCATCTACAACGTCAGCAACTTCCTCATGGCCATAATCAAGCTCGCACAGACCAATCTCCGTGCCATCATAGGTGAGATGGAGCTCGACGAGACGCTCAGCGGGAGGGACATAATCAACGCCAAGCTCCGCGAGGAGCTCGACAAGATAACCGACCGCTGGGGCGTCAAGATAACGCGCGTCGAGATACAGCGCATAGACCCGCCGAAGGACATTCAGGATGCAATGGCCAAGCAGATGACCGCCGAGAGGGAGAAGAGGGCCATGATACTCCTCGCGGAGGGTAAGAAGGAGGCCGCCATCAAGGAAGCCGAGGGACAGAAGCAGGCGGCGATACTCAAGGCCGAGGGTGAGAAGCAGAGACAGATACTCGTTGCGGAAGGTCAGGCCGAGGCAATAAGGAAGGTTCTTGAGGCGCTCAGGCTCGCCGACGAGAAGTACCTCACGCTCCAGTACATCGAGAAGATGCCCGAACTCGCAAAGTACGGCAACCTCATAGTCCCGTACGACACAGAAGCGCTCATTGGCCTGCTGAGGATACTTCAAAAGGTCAAGGAAACGCCTCTCCCGACCCCTCCCAAAGATGACAACCGGGGAAAGGAGAGCGCACCGGCCAACCTCCCCGCGGACGAGCTGAAAAAGCTTAAGAACCTGATGGAGTGA